In a genomic window of Caloenas nicobarica isolate bCalNic1 chromosome 1, bCalNic1.hap1, whole genome shotgun sequence:
- the SPRY2 gene encoding protein sprouty homolog 2 — METRAQHSSGSQALLQARRDSGRQHGEPDLRDVLMQQVHVLSLDQIRAIRNTNEYTEGPTVAPRPGVKSAPRLVSQPKSERPHGLPEHRHFSRIQHTQTHASPRAPLSRSISTVSTGSRSSTRTSTSSNSSEQRLLGSSSGPVADGIVRMQPKSELKTSELKPLSKEDLGAHSYRCEDCGKCKCKECTYPRTLPSCWICDKQCLCSAQNVVDYGTCVCCVKGLFYHCSNDDEDNCADNPCSCSQSHCCTRWSAMGVVSLFLPCLWCYLPAKGCLKLCQGCYDRVNRPGCRCKHSNTVCCKVPSVPPRNSEKPT, encoded by the coding sequence ATGGAGACgagagctcagcacagcagcgGGTCGCAAGCCTTGCTACAGGCTCGGCGTGACAGTGGGAGACAGCACGGGGAGCCTGACCTGCGAGATGTCCTGATGCAGCAGGTTCACGTCTTGTCGTTGGACCAGATCAGAGCCATCCGGAACACGAATGAGTACACGGAGGGACCTACGGTGGCTCCACGGCCAGGGGTCAAATCTGCTCCTCGGCTAGTGAGCCAGCCCAAAAGTGAAAGGCCCCATGGCTTGCCTGAGCATCGTCATTTTAGCCGGATTCAGCACACGCAAACGCACGCCTCTCCTCGGGCGCCTCTGTCCCGATCCATCAGCACGGTCAGCACAGGTTCACGGAGCAGTACAAGGACAAGTACGAGCAGTAATTCGTCTGAACAGAGACTTCTAGGATCATCTTCGGGGCCTGTTGCCGACGGGATAGTCCGAATGCAGCCCAAGTCTGAGCTCAAGACAAGCGAGCTGAAGCCGCTGAGCAAAGAAGACTTGGGAGCGCACAGCTACAGGTGTGAGGACTGTGGGAAGTGTAAGTGCAAGGAATGCACGTATCCCAGGACCCTCCCATCATGTTGGATCTGTGACAAGCAGTGTCTTTGCTCAGCCCAGAACGTGGTCGATTACGGGACTTGCGTTTGCTGCGTGAAGGGCCTCTTCTATCACTGCTCGAACGATGACGAGGACAACTGCGCTGACAACCCCTGCTCCTGCAGTCAGTCGCATTGCTGCACTAGATGGTCCGCCATGGGTGTGGTGTCCCTCTTTCTGCCTTGCTTGTGGTGTTACCTACCAGCCAAGGGTTGCCTTAAGTTGTGCCAGGGCTGTTACGACCGGGTAAATCGGCCGGGGTGCCGCTGTAAACACTCCAACACCGTTTGCTGCAAAGTTCCCAGCGTCCCCCCCAGGAACTCTGAAAAGCCAACATAG